From Pseudomonas fluorescens:
CCTATATGGAGATGCACTTCAGGATGCAACTCGTTGGCATCGTCAGGAGAGTAGTCGAACCTTAAAGGACTTCTGGCCTGAAAGAAACCCGTGTCTCCTTTAGCCATTCGCTCCAAGACCTCATCAATGATGCGTCCGGAATCCATTAGATCGTCTGAGAATTTGACAGGTGAGGGATACCAACAAAGCCGATGGCGAACAATCTCACGTCTGCGCAACCCATAAGAAATTTGAAAAAAAGAACCATCCGTGAGCAACATTGAATACTGTCTATTTTCCACTAACGAGCAGTATTCGCTCAGGGTTGAGAAATCGTTTTCTTTCAGAACATATCCATCGTTACCCCAAGTCACCTCTACCAAACCATTCGATTTTTGATAGGCCTGATGGTTCCTTGAATCGATTATTAACCCGGTTTTTTGCCACTCAAAAATCAGCTGATTAATAGCCCCAATTAACTCTTCAGACTGAATAGGCATGGTGAGTCACTCAAAGATATCA
This genomic window contains:
- a CDS encoding DUF2290 domain-containing protein — translated: MPIQSEELIGAINQLIFEWQKTGLIIDSRNHQAYQKSNGLVEVTWGNDGYVLKENDFSTLSEYCSLVENRQYSMLLTDGSFFQISYGLRRREIVRHRLCWYPSPVKFSDDLMDSGRIIDEVLERMAKGDTGFFQARSPLRFDYSPDDANELHPEVHLHIGHEECRIPVKSALSLRAFMVFIVDNFYADIRAGSRLHRDALTWFCGDKLTQDQRQRVHINGL